DNA sequence from the Schlegelella aquatica genome:
CGCCATCTGAAGCAAGAGGAGCGCTGAACGTCATGGCCGTTTCCGCACAGCAGATCGAGGCCGCCTTGCGAGAGGCTCTCGCGCCCGTGCAACTGTCGGTGCAGGACGACAGTCACCTCCATGCCGGCCATGCCGGTGCCAAGGAAGGGCGGCACTTCAGCGTGCGCATCGTCAGCGCGCGCTTCGCCGGCCTGCCCCGCGTGGCGCGGCACCGGCTCGTGTATGATGCTTTGGGCCGTCTGATACCGCAGGGCATCCACGCCCTCGCCATCCAGGCCCACACGCCTGACGAAGCCTGAACGTGCCCATGGTTCGTGTGCGGGGATTCGCCTACACGCCGTTCCTCCCCGACGCCTTTCGACCCGCAGCGCGGCGCTCCCGCCGCGACGAACGCAGTCGCCCCTTTCCCAACCAAGAGGTTCACTCGATGAAGAAAACGTCCCGTCTTGCCCTCGGTACGCTGA
Encoded proteins:
- a CDS encoding BolA family protein; this encodes MAVSAQQIEAALREALAPVQLSVQDDSHLHAGHAGAKEGRHFSVRIVSARFAGLPRVARHRLVYDALGRLIPQGIHALAIQAHTPDEA